Proteins encoded by one window of Flavobacterium sp. N502540:
- a CDS encoding PorT family protein translates to MKKYISTSIKSIATVTAFLAICLQGYSQDKKQEISISVAGPGSFLKYSGGGTIVPGNGISAGIRYSYYLNEGLSIGIGAEYQSYNSDAKYASFSGQYVTKDAENETFQFRYKATNFREEQSLSYINVPIAIQFETPGTTQLYVAAGAKVGFAIKGCYQSTFQNLTTSGYYPQYNVELFNPAFAGFASTNDVKTSEQDLDTKVSYSATFETGLKQKIGNRTSFYLGAYIDYGLNNIYNKNGDKSLVQYNPELPVQLQYNSILDSPSVHNVRLVSYGLKLRFALR, encoded by the coding sequence ATGAAAAAATATATCAGTACCTCTATAAAATCTATAGCTACAGTTACGGCGTTTTTAGCGATATGCCTCCAGGGCTATAGTCAGGACAAAAAACAGGAAATATCGATCTCCGTCGCAGGACCCGGTTCTTTTCTAAAGTACAGTGGCGGTGGTACTATCGTGCCCGGAAACGGAATTAGTGCAGGAATCAGATACTCCTATTATTTAAACGAAGGCTTGAGTATTGGAATTGGAGCTGAGTATCAATCCTACAATTCTGATGCAAAGTACGCTTCTTTTAGTGGACAATATGTTACTAAAGATGCCGAAAATGAAACCTTTCAGTTTAGATACAAAGCCACTAACTTCAGAGAAGAACAAAGCCTGAGTTACATAAATGTTCCAATCGCAATTCAATTTGAAACTCCGGGAACTACCCAATTGTATGTTGCTGCGGGGGCTAAAGTAGGATTTGCGATTAAAGGATGTTATCAGAGTACCTTTCAAAACCTTACTACAAGCGGTTACTATCCGCAATACAATGTAGAATTATTTAACCCTGCCTTTGCCGGTTTTGCAAGTACTAATGATGTAAAGACCAGCGAACAGGATTTAGATACTAAAGTGTCCTACTCTGCTACTTTTGAAACAGGTCTAAAACAAAAGATTGGAAACAGAACTTCATTCTATCTTGGTGCTTACATCGATTATGGTCTAAATAACATCTACAATAAAAATGGAGACAAAAGTCTGGTACAGTACAATCCGGAACTTCCTGTACAACTGCAATACAACAGCATATTGGATTCTCCATCCGTTCACAATGTCAGACTGGTTTCTTACGGACTTAAACTGAGATTTGCTTTACGTTAA
- a CDS encoding bestrophin family protein: MIIKKKNTWFKMLFEWRGSVLPQLLPRLLLLLLFSFVVVYFKPWLLQYNLHINPAIFTLFGIALAIFLGFRNSVSYDRFWEGRKLWGALLNDTRSLARQSITLVPDKEYDAKREKFTNLLIAFVYSLKHQLRETNSDADMNRLLPKEFADQLKETRYKPILILRELGLWVKDAKSENKIDSVTQLAFEENLNKLSDIVGGCERIAGTPIPYTYSVLLHRTVYIYCFLLSFGFVETMGWITPFIIVFIAYTFVALEAIADELENPFGLQPNDLALDAMSEMIENTLLELNDKKINPATHHKNYFIT, from the coding sequence ATGATTATAAAGAAAAAGAATACCTGGTTTAAAATGCTCTTTGAATGGCGAGGTTCCGTTTTGCCACAGCTTCTCCCTAGACTTTTATTATTACTGCTGTTTTCCTTTGTCGTCGTTTATTTTAAACCCTGGCTCCTTCAGTATAATCTGCACATCAATCCTGCTATTTTTACATTATTTGGAATTGCACTGGCCATTTTCCTTGGTTTCAGAAACAGTGTGAGTTACGATCGTTTTTGGGAAGGACGAAAACTTTGGGGTGCATTACTCAATGATACCCGATCTCTTGCCCGACAAAGCATCACTCTTGTTCCAGACAAAGAATACGATGCCAAACGCGAAAAATTTACTAATTTACTTATTGCATTTGTATACAGTCTCAAACATCAGCTTCGGGAAACCAATTCTGATGCCGATATGAACCGATTACTCCCCAAAGAGTTTGCCGACCAATTAAAAGAAACTCGCTATAAACCCATACTTATCTTAAGAGAATTGGGACTTTGGGTAAAAGACGCCAAATCTGAAAATAAAATAGATAGTGTTACACAACTGGCTTTTGAAGAAAATCTAAATAAACTGTCCGATATTGTTGGCGGTTGTGAACGAATTGCCGGTACACCTATCCCCTATACCTACAGTGTATTATTACACAGAACGGTTTATATTTATTGCTTTTTATTGTCTTTTGGTTTTGTCGAAACTATGGGCTGGATCACACCGTTTATCATTGTTTTTATTGCCTATACTTTTGTGGCGTTGGAAGCCATTGCAGACGAACTCGAAAATCCATTTGGTTTGCAGCCTAACGATCTTGCCCTCGATGCAATGTCTGAAATGATCGAAAACACCTTATTAGAATTAAACGATAAAAAAATAAATCCGGCAACACATCATAAGAATTACTTTATTACTTAA
- a CDS encoding response regulator transcription factor — MNKVLLVEDDPRVASFITRGLEEHLYEVKTIAKGFEAIKEVMENEYNIIILDIMLPDITGFEVCEVLRSRKIIVPILILSALDTPQEKVKGLQSGADDYLAKPFLFEELLARINAQLRRAEFSTGILDFQSYAGIEINMKEQSATRDGKELNLSSRELKLLIFFMKNRETALSRVAIAQAVWNIDFDSTSNTVDVYINYLRNKIDKNFPTPLIHTIKGTGYMLKQKS, encoded by the coding sequence ATGAACAAAGTGTTATTAGTTGAAGACGATCCCAGAGTTGCATCATTTATCACAAGAGGATTAGAAGAACATTTGTATGAAGTTAAAACCATTGCCAAAGGTTTTGAAGCCATCAAAGAGGTTATGGAAAACGAGTACAATATCATTATTCTTGATATCATGCTTCCGGACATTACCGGCTTTGAAGTTTGCGAAGTTTTACGAAGCAGAAAAATTATAGTCCCCATACTTATTTTAAGTGCACTCGATACACCACAGGAAAAAGTAAAAGGTTTACAATCCGGAGCCGACGATTATCTTGCCAAACCCTTTTTGTTTGAAGAACTTTTGGCCCGAATTAATGCACAGCTTCGTCGTGCCGAATTCAGTACCGGAATTCTCGATTTTCAGTCCTATGCCGGAATCGAAATCAATATGAAAGAACAAAGTGCCACAAGAGATGGCAAAGAGCTCAACCTTTCGTCGAGAGAGCTCAAACTCCTGATTTTCTTTATGAAAAATCGCGAAACTGCCTTGTCAAGAGTTGCTATTGCACAAGCGGTCTGGAACATTGATTTTGACAGCACCTCCAATACCGTTGACGTGTATATTAATTATCTGCGAAATAAAATCGACAAGAACTTCCCTACTCCACTCATACACACCATAAAAGGAACCGGGTATATGTTGAAGCAGAAGAGCTGA
- a CDS encoding HAMP domain-containing histidine kinase, protein MNLKNKLAVNSTLLFAFIVGLLMTGSFLLFRSHMKDLYYDNLEDHALTAALFYFKKDEIKEFTNERYHQIEVQYHRINNESIRVYDAKTKKLYLKDSIDIELSDHELNTIVKNKIESFTIKNRQFVGLFYKDNQGDFIIVVSGINHTGNRQLEILGLMFILFYLAGIPLNYLLGTFLAKQTFRPFKEVIAKVNTITTENLHSRLEVQQAQEKDEIKELVTTFNYLLERLETGVMTQKNFLKNASHELKTPLTIIIGDIDVSLQQPRTNEQYEEILKSLKKDTLHLKSTLDGLLVLSGLQLSEPQQMETIRIDEILWNVLEKKAIEYPESKVSVDLSALADRENLLSVHANKHMLFIALYNILDNAIKFSSPKPVNVLTFSEHNKLLIQITDQGSGISEQDKESIFDLFFRSDHTRHIQGQGLGLFITMQILKLHHIHVRVDSEVGKGTSVTLVFP, encoded by the coding sequence ATGAATCTTAAAAATAAATTAGCGGTAAATTCGACCCTGCTTTTTGCTTTTATCGTCGGATTACTCATGACCGGATCATTCCTGCTTTTCAGAAGCCATATGAAAGATCTTTATTATGACAATCTCGAAGATCATGCTTTAACCGCTGCTTTATTTTATTTTAAGAAAGATGAAATAAAAGAATTTACAAACGAACGATACCATCAGATTGAAGTTCAGTACCACCGAATCAACAATGAATCCATTCGGGTTTACGATGCCAAAACCAAAAAATTATACTTAAAAGATTCGATTGATATTGAGCTTAGTGACCATGAACTGAATACTATTGTAAAAAATAAAATAGAATCGTTTACCATAAAAAACAGGCAGTTTGTAGGGTTATTTTACAAAGACAATCAGGGCGATTTTATAATTGTAGTCTCTGGTATCAATCACACGGGTAACCGACAGCTTGAGATTCTGGGCCTAATGTTTATCCTTTTTTACCTGGCAGGCATTCCTCTAAACTATCTTTTGGGGACATTTTTAGCCAAACAAACCTTCCGTCCTTTTAAAGAAGTCATTGCAAAAGTAAATACCATCACCACCGAAAATCTGCATTCGAGATTAGAAGTGCAGCAAGCTCAGGAGAAAGATGAAATTAAAGAACTTGTCACTACTTTCAATTATCTCTTAGAAAGGCTTGAAACCGGTGTGATGACGCAGAAAAATTTTCTAAAAAATGCCTCACACGAACTCAAAACTCCCTTGACCATCATCATTGGTGATATTGACGTATCCCTCCAACAACCCAGGACCAACGAGCAATATGAAGAAATTTTAAAATCCCTTAAAAAAGACACGCTGCATTTAAAATCAACCTTAGATGGCCTTCTGGTATTATCGGGACTTCAGCTGTCTGAACCTCAGCAAATGGAAACCATAAGAATTGATGAAATACTATGGAATGTACTGGAGAAAAAAGCAATTGAATACCCTGAATCTAAAGTATCGGTAGATCTAAGTGCTTTGGCCGATCGTGAAAATTTACTTTCGGTTCATGCCAATAAACATATGCTTTTTATAGCCCTATATAATATTTTAGACAATGCGATTAAGTTTTCATCTCCTAAGCCGGTAAATGTTTTAACTTTCTCTGAGCACAATAAACTTTTAATACAAATTACAGATCAGGGTTCCGGAATTTCAGAACAGGACAAAGAATCTATTTTTGATCTTTTTTTCAGAAGCGATCATACCCGCCACATACAGGGCCAAGGTTTAGGTCTCTTCATTACTATGCAGATACTCAAACTGCATCATATTCATGTTAGAGTAGATTCTGAAGTTGGAAAAGGTACTTCTGTTACCTTGGTATTTCCGTAA
- a CDS encoding TonB-dependent receptor, producing the protein MTKLKLIFSAVMLLVMGNIFAQITTSSLSAKVNDGTSPLTGAEVTLTHLPTNAVYKAVTDKQGRFSFENLNAGGPYELEIKSSATKDYSNAQIHLALGDNDLPVIVVGKADNNVLEEVVITSSKPSSKNNGTNINEKQVNGLPLINRGIQDVTKLVPQSSNNSFAGTNFRYNNVTIDGSINNDAIGFSPSLGGQSGTSGMPGSSTRSNSISLDAIQDIQVYIAPYDIKLGNFLGGSVNAVTRSGSNNVTGSIYSYGRNAAITGRNNAGDGSKMPNSFGDYQIGFRLGLPIVKDKLFFFTNMEYAERTDPIFYNAGQTDSNGKLTSLVDNTTAQQISDFVKTNYGFDTGTFGGYNNFAKSQKFFNKLDWKINEKHSLSLRNNTVISQASNLERDAANFRFSSMDFTQKNQSISTVLELKSHFNSQWSNSFIASYSAIKDYRDPKSGNIMFPQTEIGYNGGTIFLGNDREATVFNMKQNTAEITDNLTYKTGNHTLLFGTHNEFYDINYGFVNALNGRVSYKSLADFYNKLPTRVRGTYPFDGSSRDQIFNNPYAQFKVNLYSVYVQDEIRIGNKLKVTPGVRIDYTDLPNKPKLSPQVQNSPADPNYGNTYSYTPLSQIKNNFFSTALVSPRIGFTYNVDEGKTLVIRGGSGVFTGRIPFAWLGYAYYNDGVGYGSYDKNNLTPAQVATAGDPLATNGLNGYHDATPKVQADLVDNKFKMPAVLRNSLAIDKIINGYKFTTEGIYTKVIRDLEFQQVNKTDNPTYFSYDTNHQMPIYAANINPAFSNAYLLSNTNKGYRYSITEMISKTYDFGLNFMVAYTYGNSKDITNGIRNSMESNFQMNQSLTPNNPQLATSNFNIKHRIVSNVGYAVKVADNNTFSANVYFNAQSGNPFSWGFVNSTIAGTGQAAGLAYIFKDAAEAAKYIGVNAAGVPSATAAQQVADYEAFINGNDYLKSRRGNFTERNGATTPWNIQADLKLMDEIKINKAGALQLSFSIANIGNLINKDWGRSYFVPNTYNSTANLGLTKSGNLGGVATGDPTYTFQKPSTSPYTVDQLASRFQGQFGVRYTF; encoded by the coding sequence ATGACAAAACTAAAACTCATTTTTTCGGCTGTAATGCTCCTTGTTATGGGAAACATTTTTGCTCAGATTACTACCTCTTCATTATCTGCAAAAGTTAATGATGGTACAAGTCCCCTAACGGGTGCAGAAGTTACTTTAACTCATTTACCTACTAATGCAGTGTACAAAGCTGTGACTGACAAACAAGGTAGATTTAGTTTCGAAAATTTAAATGCCGGCGGACCTTACGAATTAGAAATTAAAAGTTCTGCCACCAAAGATTATTCTAATGCACAAATACACTTAGCACTTGGCGATAATGACCTGCCGGTGATAGTAGTTGGCAAAGCAGACAACAATGTGCTGGAAGAAGTTGTGATTACAAGTTCTAAACCCTCTTCTAAAAATAATGGAACGAATATTAATGAAAAACAGGTCAATGGTCTTCCGTTAATCAATCGCGGGATTCAGGATGTGACAAAATTAGTCCCTCAAAGTTCCAACAACTCTTTTGCCGGTACTAATTTCAGATACAACAACGTCACGATCGACGGTTCGATCAACAATGATGCGATTGGTTTTAGTCCGTCTTTAGGAGGTCAATCGGGAACTTCAGGAATGCCGGGAAGCAGTACACGTTCCAATTCTATAAGTCTTGACGCTATACAGGATATTCAGGTTTATATTGCTCCTTACGATATTAAATTAGGTAACTTTTTAGGAGGAAGCGTTAATGCTGTTACCAGAAGTGGCAGCAACAATGTTACGGGATCGATTTACAGTTACGGAAGAAACGCCGCTATTACTGGCCGCAATAATGCCGGTGACGGTTCTAAAATGCCAAATTCTTTTGGTGATTATCAAATTGGTTTCCGATTGGGTTTACCGATCGTAAAAGATAAATTGTTCTTCTTTACGAATATGGAATATGCCGAAAGAACTGATCCTATATTTTACAATGCAGGACAAACCGATTCTAACGGAAAACTGACTTCATTAGTAGACAACACTACCGCACAGCAAATATCAGACTTCGTAAAAACTAACTACGGATTTGATACCGGAACTTTCGGCGGATACAACAACTTTGCAAAAAGTCAAAAATTCTTCAACAAATTAGACTGGAAAATTAACGAAAAACATTCGTTATCGTTGCGAAACAACACCGTGATCTCACAAGCTTCCAACTTAGAGCGTGATGCGGCAAACTTCAGATTCTCCAGCATGGATTTTACGCAAAAAAACCAATCTATCAGTACCGTTTTAGAACTTAAAAGTCATTTTAACAGCCAGTGGTCTAACTCGTTCATTGCAAGTTACTCGGCTATCAAAGATTATCGCGATCCAAAATCAGGTAATATCATGTTTCCACAAACCGAAATTGGATATAACGGAGGAACCATCTTTTTAGGGAATGATCGTGAAGCAACAGTATTCAACATGAAACAAAATACTGCCGAAATCACAGATAACCTTACCTACAAAACCGGAAATCATACCTTATTGTTCGGTACGCACAATGAATTCTACGACATCAATTACGGATTCGTAAATGCCCTTAACGGAAGAGTATCCTACAAATCTCTGGCAGATTTCTACAACAAACTTCCTACCCGTGTTCGCGGAACCTATCCTTTCGACGGTTCTTCAAGAGACCAAATCTTCAACAATCCTTATGCACAGTTCAAAGTAAATCTTTACAGTGTTTATGTACAGGATGAAATTAGAATTGGCAACAAACTTAAAGTTACTCCCGGTGTGAGAATAGACTACACAGACTTGCCTAATAAACCAAAATTAAGCCCGCAGGTACAAAACTCTCCGGCTGATCCAAATTACGGTAACACTTACTCCTACACTCCGTTAAGCCAGATTAAAAACAACTTTTTCAGTACGGCATTAGTTTCTCCAAGAATTGGATTTACATACAATGTAGACGAAGGCAAAACACTTGTTATTCGCGGCGGATCTGGAGTATTTACAGGAAGAATTCCATTTGCATGGCTGGGATATGCTTACTACAATGATGGTGTAGGTTACGGAAGTTATGACAAAAACAACCTTACCCCTGCACAAGTTGCTACAGCTGGAGATCCTTTGGCGACCAACGGATTAAACGGATATCACGATGCAACGCCAAAAGTACAGGCCGATCTGGTGGATAACAAATTTAAAATGCCGGCAGTGTTGAGAAACTCGCTTGCAATCGATAAAATCATCAACGGTTATAAATTTACTACTGAAGGTATTTATACCAAAGTGATTCGTGATCTGGAATTCCAACAAGTGAATAAGACTGATAACCCAACTTATTTTTCTTATGATACCAATCACCAGATGCCTATTTATGCAGCCAATATAAATCCTGCTTTTTCAAATGCTTATTTATTATCAAACACGAACAAAGGATACCGATACAGCATTACCGAAATGATCTCAAAAACGTATGATTTTGGTCTTAACTTTATGGTGGCTTATACCTACGGAAATTCTAAAGATATTACTAACGGAATCCGTAACTCCATGGAAAGTAATTTTCAGATGAACCAGTCGTTAACACCAAATAATCCTCAGTTAGCAACATCAAACTTCAACATCAAACACAGAATTGTTTCTAATGTTGGATATGCCGTAAAAGTGGCCGATAACAATACGTTCTCAGCAAATGTATATTTCAATGCTCAGTCCGGAAATCCGTTTTCATGGGGATTTGTAAACTCAACTATTGCAGGAACCGGTCAGGCAGCAGGATTGGCTTATATCTTCAAAGATGCAGCAGAAGCCGCGAAATACATTGGAGTAAATGCAGCAGGAGTTCCGTCGGCTACAGCAGCACAACAGGTAGCAGATTACGAAGCTTTTATTAATGGAAATGATTATTTGAAAAGCAGAAGAGGAAACTTCACAGAAAGAAACGGTGCTACTACCCCATGGAACATACAAGCTGATTTGAAACTAATGGATGAAATCAAAATTAATAAAGCAGGTGCTTTACAGCTTTCATTCAGCATTGCAAATATTGGAAACCTGATTAACAAGGATTGGGGAAGAAGCTATTTTGTTCCGAACACCTACAATTCAACAGCAAATCTTGGGTTAACAAAATCAGGAAACTTAGGCGGAGTTGCTACTGGCGATCCAACTTATACGTTCCAGAAACCTTCGACATCACCTTATACTGTAGATCAGTTAGCCTCAAGATTCCAAGGACAATTTGGAGTGAGGTATACGTTCTAA
- a CDS encoding glycosyltransferase family 2 protein yields the protein MTFFNHEITFFVHTYLILILAYAILIMSSYLILAYLSAKELRDYLKRNSFIDYDVLLTSGLAPKLSLIAPAYNEGFTIEENVKSLLSLNYNQYEVIVVNDGSKDNSMDVLIHTYDLVLTELSFHQQIETKKIKGLYISRNAAFKKLIVVDKENGGKADALNAGLNIAQNPYVVCIDVDCILDKDSLLKLAKPFLESNEQRIIATGGVVRIANQCIIKNGRLIEVNVPDVMLSRIQVLEYLRAFLLGRMAWGRLDGLLLISGAFGAFDKEIALLAGGYSTKTVGEDMELVVRMRRYMLENKLPYSVRYIPDPLCWTEAPEDFKIFKKQRSRWMRGTIETLSFHKKMFLNPKYKLLGMLSIPYWTLFEFLAPGIEFTGLVITIIFFAFGLLNWHFFFLLLLFVYAFAIFFSVIALYSEERTYHKYPKQTDFFKLLMAAFIEPFYFHPLAVYAALIGYKEKILGTKGWGEMTRKGFTKKE from the coding sequence ATGACTTTTTTTAATCACGAAATAACATTTTTTGTCCATACTTATTTAATTCTGATATTGGCTTATGCGATATTGATTATGTCGTCTTACCTTATATTAGCCTATCTCTCTGCAAAGGAATTAAGAGATTATTTAAAAAGAAACAGTTTTATAGATTATGATGTGCTCTTAACGAGTGGATTGGCTCCTAAACTTTCATTAATTGCACCCGCGTACAATGAAGGTTTTACTATTGAAGAGAATGTAAAATCACTGCTTTCGTTAAACTACAATCAATATGAGGTTATTGTGGTGAATGACGGAAGTAAAGACAATTCGATGGACGTTTTAATTCATACTTACGACCTTGTTCTTACCGAGCTTTCTTTTCATCAACAGATTGAAACAAAAAAAATCAAAGGACTTTACATTTCCAGAAATGCAGCTTTTAAAAAGCTGATTGTAGTGGATAAAGAAAATGGCGGGAAAGCTGATGCGCTTAATGCCGGACTGAATATTGCACAAAATCCCTATGTGGTTTGTATTGATGTGGATTGTATTCTCGACAAAGATTCGCTTCTTAAACTGGCGAAACCATTTTTAGAATCCAACGAACAGCGTATTATTGCAACGGGCGGTGTCGTTCGGATTGCAAACCAGTGTATTATTAAAAACGGACGTTTGATTGAAGTAAATGTTCCGGACGTTATGTTGTCCAGAATACAGGTTTTAGAGTATTTAAGAGCTTTTCTTTTAGGAAGAATGGCTTGGGGAAGATTAGACGGTTTGCTGCTTATCAGCGGAGCTTTTGGAGCTTTTGATAAAGAAATTGCTTTACTGGCAGGTGGTTACAGCACAAAAACTGTGGGTGAAGACATGGAACTTGTCGTAAGAATGCGTCGTTATATGCTCGAAAACAAATTGCCGTATTCCGTGCGATACATTCCCGACCCGCTTTGCTGGACAGAAGCTCCGGAAGATTTCAAAATATTTAAAAAACAACGCAGCCGATGGATGCGAGGAACAATTGAAACCTTAAGTTTTCATAAAAAAATGTTCTTAAATCCTAAATATAAATTGTTAGGAATGCTGAGTATTCCATACTGGACTTTGTTTGAATTTTTAGCTCCCGGTATTGAATTTACAGGTCTTGTTATTACTATTATATTTTTTGCATTTGGACTGCTCAATTGGCATTTTTTCTTTTTACTGTTATTGTTTGTGTATGCTTTTGCCATTTTCTTTTCGGTTATTGCTTTGTACAGCGAAGAAAGAACGTATCATAAATACCCAAAACAAACCGATTTTTTCAAACTTTTGATGGCTGCTTTTATCGAACCTTTTTATTTTCATCCTTTAGCGGTTTACGCTGCTTTGATAGGTTATAAAGAAAAAATTTTAGGTACAAAAGGCTGGGGAGAAATGACCCGAAAAGGTTTTACAAAAAAAGAATAG
- a CDS encoding YaiO family outer membrane beta-barrel protein, with protein sequence MKLVYYLAVLLFVSITAAGQEINIDETLASARSEAEQGRYDKALSLVDLLLKKYPENEDIKTFSGRIYSWKKEYKTVIQALSPMADRVNPNPDALLAIINVYYWTEDFEKCISYCDRYLAVDATNVDVLKIKVTCLEKLGRDKEALEIIEKASVNENSTQAFKALRTLIDRKTKNAVSVSYLNISTSNPGQAPLHYGYVEYAHKFSKSALVGRANMGHIGNDTQALFEADYYQTFSKKDYLYVNAGVSTGETIFPVAKFGAEYYFRPQKRFDYALGARYMHFETDDVTLLTGQISYKTGANAVAYRPYYDTENALFSHVLSFQHANEEKERVVRFEVQYGNVPYLYLYSNFIQPLKAYRAGVQYQHRLGDSFFVRPIFLYEYEEYLPAAYRNRFNAQIIITKRF encoded by the coding sequence ATGAAATTGGTATACTATTTGGCTGTGCTGTTGTTTGTTTCGATTACTGCTGCGGGACAGGAAATTAATATCGATGAAACTCTGGCAAGTGCAAGGAGCGAAGCAGAGCAGGGCCGTTATGACAAAGCATTATCATTAGTTGATCTTTTGCTCAAAAAATATCCTGAAAATGAAGATATAAAAACTTTTTCAGGACGTATTTACAGCTGGAAAAAAGAGTATAAAACAGTCATACAAGCATTGTCCCCAATGGCAGACAGGGTCAACCCGAATCCGGATGCTCTGCTAGCCATTATAAACGTGTATTACTGGACAGAAGATTTTGAAAAATGTATATCGTATTGTGATCGCTATCTGGCAGTTGATGCTACGAATGTTGACGTCTTAAAAATAAAAGTGACCTGTCTTGAAAAACTGGGCAGAGACAAAGAGGCGCTGGAGATTATCGAAAAAGCATCCGTAAACGAAAATAGTACTCAGGCCTTTAAAGCGCTACGTACACTTATTGATCGTAAGACTAAAAATGCAGTTTCGGTTTCTTATTTAAACATTTCGACTTCAAACCCGGGGCAGGCGCCATTGCATTACGGTTATGTTGAATATGCACATAAATTCAGTAAATCAGCTCTTGTAGGGCGTGCTAATATGGGGCATATCGGGAACGATACTCAGGCATTGTTTGAAGCAGATTATTATCAGACTTTTTCAAAAAAAGATTATCTGTATGTAAATGCAGGAGTTTCGACAGGTGAAACTATATTTCCGGTGGCAAAATTTGGTGCCGAATATTACTTCAGACCTCAGAAAAGATTTGACTATGCTTTGGGAGCGAGATACATGCATTTTGAAACCGATGATGTGACATTGCTTACCGGACAAATTTCTTATAAAACAGGAGCAAACGCAGTTGCTTACCGACCTTATTATGATACGGAAAATGCATTATTCTCTCATGTTTTAAGTTTTCAGCATGCAAATGAAGAAAAAGAACGTGTAGTAAGATTCGAAGTTCAGTACGGAAATGTGCCGTATTTATATTTATACAGCAACTTTATACAACCTTTAAAAGCGTATAGAGCAGGAGTGCAGTATCAGCACCGTTTGGGTGATTCATTTTTTGTGCGTCCAATTTTTCTGTATGAATACGAAGAATATCTGCCGGCAGCATACAGAAACAGGTTTAACGCTCAAATAATTATCACGAAACGATTTTAA
- a CDS encoding response regulator transcription factor, with amino-acid sequence MRIVLAEDNDILRKSLSFFLESKGYYVDQFSDGKDALGAIKSNSYDLILTDINMPGISGMEITQYVRQTLNLDIPVIILTSSGVEQTELDSFDIGANEFIAKPISPAVLLVRINKLLNVRA; translated from the coding sequence ATGAGAATAGTTTTAGCTGAAGATAATGATATCCTACGCAAATCATTATCATTTTTCTTAGAGTCTAAAGGATACTACGTTGACCAGTTTTCTGATGGTAAAGACGCACTCGGAGCTATTAAAAGCAATAGCTATGATCTGATCCTTACAGACATAAATATGCCCGGCATAAGCGGAATGGAAATTACGCAGTATGTGAGGCAAACTCTTAATTTAGATATTCCGGTAATTATACTTACCTCTTCAGGGGTTGAGCAAACAGAGCTCGATTCTTTTGACATTGGAGCAAACGAGTTTATTGCAAAGCCTATAAGCCCTGCCGTACTTTTGGTAAGAATTAATAAATTACTAAATGTACGTGCTTAA